A genomic region of Pseudoxanthomonas suwonensis contains the following coding sequences:
- a CDS encoding poly-gamma-glutamate hydrolase family protein, with product MPDKYRNFVELARSEPPDAYAVSLHDARSGTVIAAPHGGGIEPGTSEVCRGIAGEDLSWYLFEGKKTRGNHEDLHLTSSNFDEPQCRELIQRSRLVVTVHGEGSDSDAVYVGGLHVPTIRALRATLGEAGFTVLQHEKLNLQGKSPTNICNLGQLGEGVQLELAKGLRRTLFEGQSSQIAPKGPRDSIGYARPSGAESNWQTRKWTARAHTEAQIE from the coding sequence ATGCCAGACAAGTATAGGAACTTTGTGGAACTGGCGCGCAGCGAGCCACCCGACGCCTACGCAGTCAGCCTACACGACGCCCGCAGTGGCACGGTCATAGCGGCGCCACATGGGGGAGGCATCGAGCCCGGAACATCCGAGGTTTGCCGTGGAATCGCAGGGGAAGATCTCTCTTGGTACTTGTTCGAGGGCAAGAAGACCCGAGGCAATCACGAAGACCTGCACCTAACCAGTTCGAATTTCGACGAACCGCAATGCCGAGAGCTGATCCAGCGCTCGAGGCTAGTGGTAACGGTGCACGGCGAGGGCAGCGATTCGGATGCGGTGTACGTTGGAGGGCTGCACGTGCCGACTATACGAGCACTTCGGGCGACGTTAGGGGAAGCAGGCTTCACCGTACTCCAGCACGAAAAGCTGAACTTGCAAGGTAAGAGCCCCACCAACATATGCAACCTGGGTCAGCTTGGAGAGGGCGTGCAACTCGAACTGGCGAAGGGGCTGCGGCGCACGCTGTTCGAGGGACAGAGCTCGCAAATCGCTCCGAAAGGACCGAGAGATTCAATCGGCTATGCCAGGCCATCAGGCGCGGAATCAAACTGGCAGACTCGGAAGTGGACGGCGCGGGCCCACACTGAAGCGCAGATTGAGTAA
- a CDS encoding L,D-transpeptidase, translating into MIRLLFIVLLGCLAQAFPAHAVPSWGAGQSSSADTPPSQLKPGEWVWGGDSKAMGPMAVIVSLTEQRAYVYRNGILIAFSTVSTGKPGHETPTGVFTILQKDKDHHSSKYNNAPMPYQERLTWDGVALHAGGLPGYPESHGCVHLPSEFARLLFESTTLGMTVVIARQGKSPDALVHPVAASPINPMTGAESGNLALAGDEQFRWHPELAPAGPVSMVMSTADLRLFVYRNGVEIGRSRIAFRQPGAAPGTHAYMVAAGGAPGAMPPWIRIGIPGHEADAGVPVTGADIARVVVPTQFVENMLPLLTPGSVLVETDEHVLPATTGPRLQVINSDPPAL; encoded by the coding sequence ATGATCCGGCTCCTTTTCATTGTATTGCTGGGTTGCCTTGCACAGGCCTTTCCGGCCCATGCGGTGCCATCGTGGGGAGCCGGGCAGTCCAGTTCCGCCGATACGCCCCCCTCGCAGCTGAAGCCGGGCGAGTGGGTCTGGGGTGGCGACAGCAAGGCAATGGGGCCGATGGCGGTGATCGTCAGCCTGACCGAGCAGCGTGCCTACGTGTACCGGAACGGGATCCTCATCGCCTTTTCGACGGTGAGCACGGGCAAGCCGGGCCATGAAACTCCTACCGGCGTTTTCACGATCCTGCAGAAGGACAAGGATCATCATTCCAGCAAGTACAACAACGCCCCCATGCCATACCAGGAGCGCTTGACCTGGGATGGCGTGGCACTTCATGCCGGAGGGCTGCCCGGGTATCCCGAATCCCATGGCTGCGTGCACCTGCCATCGGAGTTCGCCCGCCTCCTGTTCGAGAGCACTACGCTCGGCATGACGGTCGTCATCGCCAGGCAGGGCAAGTCGCCCGACGCGCTGGTGCATCCGGTCGCGGCCAGCCCCATCAATCCGATGACCGGCGCCGAGTCGGGCAACCTTGCGCTCGCCGGGGACGAGCAGTTCCGCTGGCATCCCGAGCTGGCGCCGGCAGGCCCGGTCTCCATGGTGATGAGCACCGCGGACCTGCGCCTGTTCGTCTATCGCAATGGCGTGGAAATCGGCCGCAGCCGCATTGCCTTCAGGCAGCCCGGGGCTGCCCCGGGCACGCACGCCTACATGGTGGCCGCCGGTGGCGCCCCGGGTGCCATGCCGCCCTGGATACGCATCGGCATCCCGGGTCATGAAGCGGATGCGGGAGTTCCGGTGACCGGGGCGGACATCGCGCGGGTGGTCGTTCCGACGCAATTCGTGGAGAACATGCTGCCTCTGCTGACGCCCGGCAGCGTACTGGTCGAAACGGACGAGCATGTACTGCCCGCAACCACGGGCCCACGGCTGCAGGTGATCAATTCCGACCCACCCGCACTCTAG
- a CDS encoding DUF3011 domain-containing protein, translating to MRRKHATSALQLCLATAGLWGFNAVADDYVTCESRNDRYQSCPISTAGYVTLERQLSGTSCRQGRTWDYSRREIWVDDGCRAQFRVHTSSSGHHDGDHDAKVAAGVLVGAAILGAIAANADKKDHKYDDANYQGPRHSSYVPDWMIGTFEGHNSLYGADVTLTIEPNGRATARTGRQTTDGWINDGRLNVGNTVFDIDQSRDGFVTSQVGDRQNEVRYRRAR from the coding sequence ATGCGACGCAAGCACGCCACCTCAGCACTGCAACTCTGCCTGGCCACTGCGGGACTCTGGGGATTCAATGCCGTGGCCGACGATTACGTCACCTGCGAGAGCCGCAACGATCGCTATCAAAGCTGCCCGATATCCACTGCCGGGTACGTGACGCTGGAGCGGCAACTGTCGGGCACGTCCTGCCGGCAAGGCCGGACCTGGGACTACAGCCGCCGCGAAATCTGGGTCGACGATGGCTGTCGCGCGCAGTTCCGCGTGCATACCAGCTCGTCCGGCCATCACGATGGCGACCACGACGCCAAGGTCGCCGCCGGCGTACTGGTGGGCGCGGCCATCCTGGGCGCGATCGCCGCGAACGCTGACAAGAAGGATCACAAGTACGACGACGCCAACTACCAGGGACCTCGCCACTCGTCCTATGTCCCGGACTGGATGATCGGCACCTTCGAGGGCCACAACTCACTGTATGGCGCGGACGTGACGCTGACCATCGAGCCCAATGGCCGGGCCACTGCGCGCACCGGCCGTCAGACGACCGATGGCTGGATCAACGACGGGCGCTTGAATGTGGGCAACACCGTCTTCGACATCGATCAGTCCCGCGACGGATTCGTCACTTCGCAGGTCGGGGATCGGCAGAACGAAGTCCGGTACCGGCGCGCTCGCTGA
- a CDS encoding mechanosensitive ion channel domain-containing protein, whose translation MRLTCLPNLLLASVVALGFPGTARAQVPVPATTKATAQTTASAKSDEGGPQVIALADIPRRADSDERFATAVAMRAASADPAAGMLSRLQAIEASVDEKNRQAGASRLRAMPILRLESLDRYWAFDAHRFQHWKADLAATIDPYVGDAAELARRRADWEATRAAATAGSMPAALSDRIDVVIAELESSEQALSAPLLGQIELGRRANRLEAGIQTGQQSVENAIGYIDRQLLRVEAPPLWRMGADPADYSDGEMDILQRGLVLEGGFLRQYSAANLPNQRVLNLLQLLLLPFLLWLAARSRRGPAGSRDPATLRVLGRPFSSWLLLSAIGVMVFEPNAPLLLHQFMMVVAVVPVLRLLPADSRRLLGAWPYLAAGFFLLLRLSFLLLASSVLYRWYQVILAALAIASTLWLLWASRHAVRDGKAGRTLRLVRVIAWAGAVLLSVSIVANLFGNASLSEMLMTGVFDSGFMALLLYAAANVFAALLRELLAEGLANRVHLVRTGATSLPDLLLRLIVVAMAVGWAVFTMQRFRVFRPVYGFVEGVITHRFTYGQFAMSLGDVLAFVVAVFIAFWLSRLVRVLLQEEVLSRMSLPRGVGNSIASLTYYAMLLFGLLAALSVAGFKLGQLTLLFGALGVGIGLGLQDVVKNFVSGLILMFERPVQPGDAVDVAGTSGRVREIGMRATTVRTFDGADVVVPNGILLSEKVTNWTLRDRNRRIEFDLGVAYGSDPALVAEVLVKTAREMPGIAGDPAPVALFQGFGDSALDFRVRAWTNDFDNWVSLRSQLVGRLYEALARAGIGIPFPQRDLHLRGLPDELRQALARKGPQDEGTSPPATGA comes from the coding sequence ATGCGCCTGACCTGCCTGCCGAACCTGTTGCTTGCGTCGGTCGTCGCGCTGGGTTTCCCGGGCACAGCCCGGGCGCAGGTCCCGGTGCCGGCGACCACAAAGGCAACCGCGCAGACAACGGCGTCAGCAAAGAGCGACGAGGGCGGCCCCCAGGTCATAGCGCTGGCCGACATTCCCCGGCGCGCCGACAGCGACGAGCGCTTCGCCACTGCCGTGGCGATGCGCGCGGCCTCGGCCGATCCCGCAGCCGGAATGCTGTCCCGGTTGCAGGCGATCGAGGCTTCGGTCGACGAGAAGAACCGCCAGGCAGGGGCCAGCCGGCTGCGCGCCATGCCGATCCTGCGACTGGAAAGCCTGGACCGCTACTGGGCTTTCGACGCCCACCGCTTCCAGCACTGGAAGGCCGACCTGGCCGCGACCATCGACCCCTACGTCGGCGACGCGGCGGAACTGGCGCGCCGGCGCGCGGACTGGGAGGCCACCCGCGCGGCCGCGACGGCCGGATCGATGCCGGCCGCGCTGTCCGACCGCATCGACGTGGTCATCGCCGAGCTGGAATCGTCCGAACAGGCGCTGTCCGCGCCGCTGCTCGGGCAGATCGAACTGGGGCGCCGCGCCAACCGGCTCGAGGCGGGCATCCAGACCGGGCAGCAGTCGGTCGAGAACGCGATCGGATACATCGACCGGCAACTGCTGCGGGTGGAGGCGCCGCCCTTGTGGCGGATGGGCGCGGACCCGGCCGATTACAGCGACGGCGAGATGGATATCCTCCAGCGCGGCCTGGTGCTGGAAGGCGGGTTCCTGCGCCAGTACTCGGCGGCCAACCTGCCCAACCAGCGCGTGCTGAACCTGCTGCAGCTGCTGCTGTTGCCGTTCCTGCTGTGGCTGGCCGCCCGCAGCCGGCGCGGACCGGCCGGATCGCGCGATCCGGCCACGCTGCGCGTGCTGGGCCGTCCGTTCTCGTCGTGGCTGCTGCTTTCGGCGATCGGGGTGATGGTCTTCGAGCCCAATGCCCCGCTGCTGCTGCACCAGTTCATGATGGTCGTGGCCGTGGTGCCGGTGCTGCGCCTGCTGCCGGCGGACAGCCGCAGGCTGCTGGGAGCATGGCCCTACCTGGCCGCCGGCTTCTTCCTCCTGCTGCGGCTGTCGTTCCTGCTGCTGGCCTCCAGCGTGCTGTACCGCTGGTACCAGGTCATCCTCGCCGCGCTGGCGATCGCCTCGACCCTGTGGTTGCTGTGGGCGTCGCGGCATGCCGTCCGCGACGGCAAGGCGGGGAGGACGCTGCGCCTGGTCCGGGTGATCGCATGGGCCGGGGCGGTGCTGTTGTCAGTGTCGATCGTGGCCAACCTGTTCGGCAACGCCTCGCTGTCGGAGATGCTGATGACGGGCGTCTTCGACAGCGGCTTCATGGCGCTGCTGCTCTACGCGGCGGCCAACGTATTCGCCGCGCTGCTGCGGGAGCTGCTGGCGGAAGGGCTCGCCAACCGCGTCCACCTGGTCCGGACCGGCGCGACCAGCCTGCCGGACCTGCTGCTGCGGCTGATCGTGGTCGCCATGGCCGTCGGCTGGGCGGTGTTCACGATGCAGCGGTTCCGCGTGTTCCGGCCGGTGTACGGCTTCGTCGAAGGCGTGATCACCCACCGGTTCACCTATGGCCAGTTCGCGATGAGCCTGGGCGACGTGCTCGCGTTCGTGGTAGCGGTGTTCATCGCCTTCTGGCTCTCGCGGCTGGTGCGGGTGCTGCTGCAGGAGGAGGTGCTGTCGCGGATGTCGCTGCCGCGCGGGGTGGGCAACAGCATCGCCTCGCTGACCTACTACGCGATGCTCCTGTTCGGCCTGCTGGCGGCGTTGTCGGTGGCCGGCTTCAAGCTCGGCCAGCTCACCCTGCTGTTCGGCGCGCTGGGCGTGGGCATAGGCCTGGGGCTCCAGGACGTGGTGAAGAACTTCGTGTCCGGCCTCATCCTGATGTTCGAGCGCCCGGTGCAGCCGGGCGATGCGGTGGACGTGGCCGGCACCAGCGGCCGGGTGCGCGAGATCGGCATGCGCGCGACCACGGTGCGCACCTTCGACGGCGCCGACGTGGTCGTGCCCAACGGCATACTGCTGTCGGAGAAGGTGACCAACTGGACCCTGCGCGACCGCAACCGGCGGATCGAGTTCGACCTCGGCGTGGCCTATGGCTCCGATCCGGCGCTGGTGGCGGAGGTGCTGGTGAAGACCGCGCGCGAGATGCCGGGAATCGCCGGCGATCCGGCGCCGGTGGCGCTGTTCCAGGGCTTCGGCGACAGCGCGCTGGATTTCAGGGTGCGCGCCTGGACGAACGATTTCGACAACTGGGTCTCGCTGCGCAGCCAGCTGGTCGGCCGCCTGTACGAGGCCCTGGCCCGGGCGGGCATCGGGATCCCGTTCCCGCAGCGCGACCTGCACCTGCGCGGGCTCCCCGACGAGCTGCGCCAGGCGCTGGCGCGCAAGGGGCCGCAGGACGAAGGAACCTCGCCGCCCGCCACCGGGGCCTGA